One part of the Ranitomeya imitator isolate aRanImi1 chromosome 10, aRanImi1.pri, whole genome shotgun sequence genome encodes these proteins:
- the KCNJ5 gene encoding G protein-activated inward rectifier potassium channel 4 translates to MARDSRDSMYQDLTVDIIPREPKKLPKQAREDPSLNAERSHQFYEHRKPRQRYMEKDGKCNVHHGNVKETYRYFSDLFTTLVDLKWPFSLFIFTLAYTVTWLFFGVIWWLIAYIRGDLEHVGDKNWVPCVENLNGFVSAFLFSIETETTIGYGFRVITEKCPEGIILLLIQAILGSIVNALMVGCMFVKISQPKKRAETLMFSNNAVISLRDGKMCLMFRVGDLRSSHIVEASIRAKLIKSKQTKEGEFIPLNQTDINVGFDTGDDRLFLVSPLIISHDINEKSPFWELSRSQLESENFEIVVILEGMVEATGMTCQARCSYVDTEVLWGHRFTPVLTLEKGFYEVDYTTFHNTYETPTPTCSAKELEEVQREEHLVHPLYILHRSKGSQNGAPSSEDGNVGPMSD, encoded by the exons ATGGCAAGAGACTCAAGAGATTCCATGTACCAGGACCTTACAGTTGATATAATTCCCAGGGAGCCTAAAAAGTTACCCAAGCAGGCTCGAGAGGACCCGAGCTTAAATGCCGAGCGCTCCCATCAGTTCTACGAGCACAGAAAGCCGCGGCAGAGGTACATGGAGAAAGATGGCAAGTGCAATGTTCACCATGGCAATGTGAAGGAGACCTACCGATACTTCAGTGACCTCTTCACCACCCTAGTGGACCTCAAGTGGCCTTTCAGCCTGTTCATCTTCACCCTGGCATACACGGTCACGTGGCTATTTTTTGGAGTTATTTGGTGGTTGATTGCTTACATCAGAGGAGATCTTGAACATGTAGGTGATAAAAACTGGGTCCCTTGTGTGGAAAATCTCAACGGCTTTGTGTCTGCTTTTCTCTTCTCCATTGAAACTGAGACCACCATTGGCTACGGATTCCGGGTGATAACGGAGAAGTGTCCGGAAGGAATCATCTTGTTGTTAATTCAGGCCATTCTGGGCTCCATTGTTAATGCCTTGATGGTGGGTTGCATGTTTGTAAAGATAAGCCAACCCAAGAAACGGGCAGAGACCCTCATGTTCTCTAATAACGCAGTCATCTCCCTCAGGGATGGGAAAATGTGTCTGATGTTTCGTGTAGGAGATCTCCGCAGTTCCCATATCGTGGAAGCCTCCATCAGAGCCAAACTCATCAAATCCAAGCAGACGAAGGAAGGCGAATTTATCCCGCTCAATCAGACGGACATCAATGTTGGCTTTGACACCGGGGACGACCGCCTCTTCCTCGTCTCCCCGCTGATCATTTCACATGATATCAATGAGAAGAGCCCGTTCTGGGAGCTGTCTCGTTCTCAGCTGGAATCAGAGAACTTTGAAATTGTCGTCATATTAGAAGGCATGGTGGAAGCGACGG GAATGACTTGCCAAGCACGCTGCTCCTATGTGGACACAGAGGTTTTGTGGGGACATCGGTTCACCCCAGTCCTGACCCTGGAAAAAGGATTTTATGAAGTGGATTATACAACCTTTCATAACACCTATGAGACCCCCACACCCACCTGTAGTGCCAAAGAGCTGGAGGAAGTACAGCGAGAGGAACATCTCGTCCACCCACTCTACATATTGCACAGGAGCAAAGGTTCGCAGAATGGCGCCCCCAGCTCGGAGGATGGCAACGTCGGGCCAATGTCGGATTAG
- the LOC138652273 gene encoding uncharacterized protein: MNGGHGMNCGHGMNCGHGMNCGHGMNGGHGMNCGRRMNGGRRMNCGHGMNGGHGMNGGHGMNGGHGMNGGHGMNCGRRMNCGRRMKGGHGMNGGHGMNGGHGMNGGHGMNGGHRMNCGHGMNCGHGMNGGHGMNGGRRMNCGRRMNCGRRMNCGPGMNGGHGMNGGHGMNGGHGMNGGHGMNGGHGMNGGHGMNCGHRMNGGHGMNGGHGMNGGHGMNGGHGMNCGHGMNGGRRMNCGPGMNGGHGMNGGHGMNGGHRMNCGHGMNGGHGMNGGHGMNGGHGMNCGHGMNCGHRMNCGHRMNCGHGTNCGHV, from the coding sequence ATGAACGGCGGCCATGGCATGAACTGCGGCCATGGCATGAACTGCGGCCATGGCATGAACTGCGGCCATGGCATGAACGGCGGCCATGGCATGAACTGCGGCCGTCGCATGAACGGTGGCCGTCGCATGAACTGCGGCCATGGCATGAATGGCGGCCATGGCATGAACGGCGGCCATGGCATGAACGGCGGCCATGGCATGAACGGCGGCCATGGCATGAACTGCGGCCGTCGCATGAACTGCGGCCGTCGCATGAAAGGCGGCCATGGCATGAACGGCGGCCATGGCATGAACGGCGGCCATGGCATGAACGGCGGCCATGGCATGAACGGCGGCCATCGCATGAACTGCGGCCATGGCATGAACTGCGGCCATGGCATGAACGGCGGCCATGGCATGAACGGCGGCCGTCGCATGAACTGCGGCCGTCGCATGAACTGCGGCCGTCGCATGAACTGCGGCCCTGGCATGAACGGCGGCCATGGCATGAACGGCGGCCATGGCATGAACGGCGGCCATGGCATGAACGGCGGCCATGGCATGAACGGCGGCCATGGCATGAACGGCGGCCATGGCATGAACTGCGGCCATCGCATGAACGGCGGCCATGGCATGAACGGCGGCCATGGCATGAACGGCGGCCATGGCATGAACGGCGGCCATGGCATGAACTGCGGCCATGGCATGAACGGCGGCCGTCGCATGAACTGCGGCCCTGGCATGAACGGCGGCCATGGCATGAACGGCGGCCATGGCATGAACGGCGGCCATCGCATGAACTGCGGCCATGGCATGAACGGCGGCCATGGCATGAACGGCGGCCATGGCATGAACGGCGGCCATGGCATGAACTGCGGCCATGGCATGAACTGCGGCCATCGCATGAACTGCGGCCATCGCATGAACTGCGGCCATGGCACGAACTGCGGCCATGTGTAA